CCAGCNNNNNNNNNNAGCAGGCTGTAGGGCGGAGAGGCAAGGGGTCCTGCGGGCCAGGCCCGGCCCAGGACGGGGAGATCTCACAAGTCGGGGCCCATCCTGCAGCTCTCAAGCTAATGGTGTGTGTGCAGGCAGGACTCCTTCCCCAGATGGACTCTCCCCACTGGACTTTGACCAGAGCCACTCTACTGatatattaatttgcattttcttctaggatttgATTTGAATACAAGGGTCATGACATAAAAGTTTGGAAAAAGTCACTGGTATAATCCAGTCCCTCCCTTAACAGATGGAGGGAACTGAGGCCTTTCAAGGAGCTGACAGTCACAGGCTGGTGATTGGGAGGGCCGGGACTAGCACTGGATCTCCGAGATGGTGGCACTCCCAGCCTGGGGACTCCCCCGTGGCAAGGGCTGTGCCCCCGAGGTGACAGAATACAGTCAAGCCCTGTTACGAATCAGTCCAGGCTGGGCTGTGTCTACTTGAAGACTCACGAAAGTGGGGAGTTCACCGGGCCTGGGATGGGGACCCGGCAAACCCCATACCGTGGGCCTCTTCCACCAGTGACTGGAAGCCGGAGAGAGGAGCTCGGACAGGAGGAGGACTCTCCCTGAAGAACATCTatcctctctgctcctgcctgtcCCGGCCCTGGCCGCCCACAGTGCCGTGACCCGGGGCCCACACAGCCAGGTCAGCCTCTAGGGAGGCTGCCCCAACCTCAGGGCTTCTTGCTGGACCCCGATGACATACGCTCGCACCGAGTGAatgcccccatctctctctctctctctttctctctctcttctctctcacacacacacacagaccttcACTCACCCCATTGGGCTTGACTTTGCACTCAGCttttttccagtctttcttcCGGCAGCTCGTCTGCTGGAGCTTAAATTCCAGCCTCACAAAGGTCCCTGCAGGGAAGAGCTGCCGACAGACAAAGACCAGCAGCCGGCTGAGCGGGCCCAGCAGTCCCTAGATGtgacctgcccctcctcccctgcgtGAAACAGCACATCTGAGAAGGCGGCTGGGATGCCGGCCGCCTCTGGAGAGCTGGGTGCTCGGAGCCCAAGCGCTTCTGCAcctgcttcctgcccccacccctccccttcccaggcaGTGCCACTAACCGTGTCCGTGGCACTGTCCACGCCAATCTCCTTGAAGGCCCACTGAACAGGCGGGTGCTTGTGGAATTCTTCCAGGGCCACTTGCAGGCCCCGCTGCTGGGCTGCCGTGAGCTCCGCTCTGCCCAGGCCCACCATGCCCAGCCACAGGGCCACGGGGATCAGCAGCTGCCACATGGCTTCACCTCTGTCACCCTGGCCTTGCAGAGAGTGTGTTCAGCCAGAGGAGCCACCAGCCCGGGCCCTGCAgctggtgggggaggcagaggtggaggggcaggaaGTGGCCCTCTTGTCCAGACTCCCCTGGTATTCCCCTCATCCTTgcgcccctctccaccccaccccccactttgcCCTGGATCCAGCTCAGCCCACGGTTGGCCTTGTCCCGGCTAGATGCTGAGCTGGCTTTTGTCCTCAGGCCAAGAGCCTGGGAAGCCCTCCTGTCTCCCACTACCACGGTTCCGCCTCACTGTTTCCTAAAGCGTTTTTTCTCTCCCCGTGTGAATCCAGTCCCCTTTCCTGCCTGCTGCCCCCAGAgctcctctctgcttcccccacctCAGCCTCTCCAGGTCCGCTTCTGCCCCAGCACGCCCAAGCCTGCTGGCTCCCTCCTAGTCCTGGGAGCCCTGGCCCTGGCACCCCCTCGGGCCCCCAAGGCTAActcaagggggaggggcaggacacAGAAGGAGGCCAGCTGGAGGCAGAATATTTTTGGGAGGACGTAAACACAAGGGAGGGGCCCAGAGCAGGGTGGGAACCCGGAGGATGCTTAACCCTCCCTGTGCTGGGGCTGCCTGTGGCCATTGGCCCTACATAGCCCT
The Panthera uncia isolate 11264 chromosome A2, Puncia_PCG_1.0, whole genome shotgun sequence genome window above contains:
- the RARRES2 gene encoding retinoic acid receptor responder protein 2 isoform X2; its protein translation is MWQLLIPVALWLGMVGLGRAELTAAQQRGLQVALEEFHKHPPVQWAFKEIGVDSATDTLFPAGTFVRLEFKLQQTSCRKKDWKKAECKVKPNGRKRKCLACIKLNSADKVLGRMVHCPTLTQVQREPEEQHEGQCGRVERAGEDPHSYYFPGQFAFFKALPPQLRPAAFCPASRTAGGNQ